ACCTTGGGTTCCGCCACAGTTGAGGTGTCCTCATCTCTTGCAATGAGCAATTTCAAATAATTCTCAACCAATTGAGAAATACTGGTATCTGTCTTCTTTGCATATTTCCGTGCCTTTTCAATCACTGATTTACTGAGGCTCAATGTTAGCTTCGTGTTCATCGTACGTATGATTTACTTTATAAATATACGTATAAATTACTATCTACTAAAATCAATTTTCTCCCGATTCGATAAATTCGTATCTATTCGTTATTCGTAGATATTACACATTAAACTTAAAATGCATCACATCCCCATCCCCTACCACATACTCTTTACCTTCCTGTGAAAGCTTACCTATATCACGACAAGCTGCTTCTGATTTATAGGTTATAAAATCATTGTATTTGATTACTTCCGCTTTAATAAAACCTTTTTCAAAATCGGTGTGAATAACACCTGCGGCTTGTGGAGCTGTCATTCCTTTGTGTATTGTCCATGCACGCACTTCTTTTACACCGGCGGTAAAATACGTTTGAAGGTTAAGTAATCGGTAAGCAGCTTTGATCAATACATTTACTCCTGGCTCGGTCAGACCAATGTCTTTCAAAAAAGCCTGTTTATCATCATAACTATCCAAACCGGCTATCTCCGCTTCCATTGCCGCTGTAATAACTATCACTTCGGCATTCTCATCCTTCACTAATTCTTTTATCTGCTCCACATATTTATTGCCTTTCGTAACAGATGCTTCATCAACATTGCAAACATAAAGTACAGGCTTGGCAGTCAGCAAATGAATGTCTGCAATATATTGCTTGTCTTCTTCTTTAACAGGTGCCGAGCGCGCAGATTTTCCATCCGATAAATGGGCTTTATAAATCACCAATGTATCAAAACACTTTTTCGCATCTTTATCAACTCCTGCTTTGGCCAGTTTCTCTACGGTACGAATTTTCTTTTCAACACTTTCAAGGTCTTTCAACTGAAGTTCCGTATCAATAACATCTTTATCTCTTACCGGGTTCACAGAGCCATCCACGTGCACTACATTGGGATCATCAAAGCAACGTAACACATGAATTATAGCGTCGCACTCACGTATATTTCCAAGGAACTGGT
Above is a genomic segment from Bacteroidota bacterium containing:
- the ychF gene encoding redox-regulated ATPase YchF encodes the protein MALKCGIVGLPNVGKSTLFNCLSNAKAQAANFPFCTIEPNLGVITVPDERLTKLSEFVKPERIVPTTIEIVDIAGLVKGASKGEGLGNQFLGNIRECDAIIHVLRCFDDPNVVHVDGSVNPVRDKDVIDTELQLKDLESVEKKIRTVEKLAKAGVDKDAKKCFDTLVIYKAHLSDGKSARSAPVKEEDKQYIADIHLLTAKPVLYVCNVDEASVTKGNKYVEQIKELVKDENAEVIVITAAMEAEIAGLDSYDDKQAFLKDIGLTEPGVNVLIKAAYRLLNLQTYFTAGVKEVRAWTIHKGMTAPQAAGVIHTDFEKGFIKAEVIKYNDFITYKSEAACRDIGKLSQEGKEYVVGDGDVMHFKFNV